The Prevotella sp. E2-28 genome includes the window ATACCCATCGCTGCAATGCTCCCTAAGCAATAAGGTTCGCTTGGGACTAGCCATGAAGTTCTTGGGATTCGATAGCTTTAGCCGAGGTCACATCTCTTATTATAAAGTAGTGCCCGCAAAACCTGAACGAACAACATTCAAGGCCGCCTGAAAATTTGAGGGGTTATGAGGGGTTAAAGCAACCCCTCATGGCCCTCAAAGTCTCTGCAATCGGTCGTTTCAAGAGATTTTGATGAGAGATTGCCATATAACTAAAAGAAAGCCATAAAAGAAACAACAACCATTAAAAACTAAATACAAAGATGAAAGAACTAGTTTTATTCAAGGAAAAAGCCATTAAAGGCTATACTGTATGTACATCTGAACAGTGCCCCATAAAAGATAAGTGCCTGCGATGGAAGGTGGGCCAACAGATGCCAGACAATATTCGTTTTTACAGTTGCGTCAACCCACATTATCAGGATGTAGGCACAAAACAATGTCCATCTTTCCGAAAGTCAGAGAAGGTGAAATTTGCAAAAGGCATGACTAACATCTTCACCGATGATATGCCCCAGCGGGTGGTAACATACGTGCGTCAGTATCTTATCTCCGCCTATTGTCGCACTTATTATTTCGAGTATCGCAACGGTCAGCGTCTTATTCCCCCCGCCATTCAGAAGGAGATACGAACCGTGTTCCGTGATGCCGGTTGGAACGAGGAGGTCTTTTTCGATGGGTATGTAGAAGATTATGAATGGTAAAAGACTATCAAAAATTTGGTTGTTTCGCAATTAATGACTACCTTTGCAGCACGGAAAGATTGTTTAATTATATTATGAAAACATTTTACACATCTCTTGTTAACCATATCACCTATACTGTCGCCGAGGTTGACGGCATCTATTATGACTTAAACACGAAACTACCAACAACGACTTTGATGATTAAATAAAAAAATAATTGAATTATAGAGTTCACTTTTTTGCCTATATCCATTTGATAATAGGCACAGTTATCTTTTTTAATTCGTTTTTCAATAAATCATTGAATACAATTTATTCTATATAAATATCCCAAATTTTTCTAGGATATAGTAAAGTAGTAAAAATACTTAATCAAAAAAAAACAAAACAAATGAAAAGACTTTTATTGTCCTTAATGATGTTTGCATGTTTTCAAATATCATTTAACACTTCCTTTGCGAGAGCATCAGTGTCTAGTACTTTAGAACTACCAGATGATTGCATTCTATTAGAAGAGTTTTATGTAAAAAATGTATGCTGGTGTGGTACGAAGCTTGACAATGTTCATTATATCATTACTTCTGATGAGCTACCTTTAAAGGTATGTACCTATCTTGAAGGAAGAAAGATTAATCTAATTCTAATTAATGAGAACAACAAAAGTGTTAGATTCAATTTAATCTGCAATGGGTTCGTGCATCCCTACGAGGATCCTGTTGGAAAAGAAAAAGTTGACTCAGATTACACATATACCAAGACACTGGCACAAGGAGAATCTGAGAAGTACACGATTGGTCACAGAAGTATGATTCCCATTATTGGACATGGAGGAGTACCTGAAGAAACAAAAGACTTAGGCAAAGCATACTTGGATATGCTATATAGTGGTTTTGACGTTAGTACATGTCATTCATGTCATACAGATTCAATAAACAAAATGCTATGCGCCGCTAAAGACAAGGGATTGAAACTAATAATTGGACATGGATATCAAAATCCATCTTGGTATAGTGATTTGGTTAACAATACCCAAAACAACAAGAATTCAATTTATGGTTATTATATTGGAGATGAACCTTTTTTAGAAAAGGACAACAATCATCCAAACCATGCCACAATAGAGAATTTAGTACCAAAAGCGAATGAAATACGTTGCGCAGATTCTAATGCAAATATTCATATCTGCCTAAATCCTATTTATTGGTCTGTAATGAAAGTATATGATAATAACAAAAATCATATAGGCTACAATAATCAACTATATTCTGACTATATAGACTCATGTATAAAGAGACTAGAGCTATCAAATATCGCATTCGATAACTATTCTATTAGCACTAACTCTAATGGGAAACGAGTAATAAAATGCCAATGGTTCGACAACTTGGAGATTATACGCAGCCAAAGCCTGAAACACAATATTCCATTTCGCGGATATATTCTTTCTTCTCAACATCTATATTACTTAATGCCGACTTTAGGAACAATGAGATTGCAGATGTATGCAAACTTGGCATACGGAGCTAAGTCAATAGCCTATTATACCTACTGGCACAGATGGCTTCCAGGAGAAGGTTCTTACGTAGCTCCTATCGATTCTTTCGGTCAACGAAGAGCAGAACTATACAACGTCGTAAATCGTGTTAATGAAGAAATGGCACGTATCAGTCCATTGTTTGCAGAAGGCACTGTCAAACGTGTCTTTCACATTAACGGTGCGTCTTCAAATAAGTTAGTCAGGAATTTAACTCAAGATCATTTACCTGACAATATAGAATCCCTAAGTATTGAAAGAGATGCAAGCGTTGACAGCGCGAGCGCAATAGCCTCCATCATCACAAAAGGAGATTCTTCTTTTCTTGCAATTGTCAATAAGGATTTCGATAATCCGATAAAACTCCACATCAAGGGAAACAAATACTTATATCATGTTTCTAAGTTAGATTTAAAAAATGAAGCAATCACTACAGGTGACTATACTATAGACGCAGGAGATATTATCATATTCAACTTGACACAAAGACGAAGCAAGGTTCCTATTGTTGCATATTGGGGCGTGCCAGAGGATAAGGCAAGTGTAGAAGCTTACGATGAACTTTATAATGCAGGTTTTGATATCAGTTTGAGACCAATAAACAATGAAAATAAAGCCATAAAAAGTCTACAATATGCCGACACAGCAAATATCAAACTTATCTTAGGAAATGCAAGTTATGAATTTAATGATGCATCGTTAGTCCCAAAAACAAAAGATTATGAATCTTTATATGGCTATTTTGTAAGAGACGAGCCTAATTCTGCCGACTTGCCAAATGTTAAAAAACGTATTGATAACATTCACAAATATGCCAGCAATCGGTTCTGTTATGTCAAAATGAAACCTGCATATTATACAAACTTCTACAATGATATTGATTTCACAAACTATTTAAATTCTATATCACAGTTAGACATAAAAGTTCTTACATATAGATATACACCATTCTTTACCACTGCAGAGAAAGAGGATGATAATTGGTATAGATATTTGGAAAAAATAAGAAAGGCCAACAAAGATTTCTGGGGATGTATACAATGTACAAAACAACAATGGGTGGTTCAGCCCACTTTGGGGAAATTAAGACTTCAAACTAGCGTAAATCTTGCATACGGAGCCAAAGCTTTAGAATATCTTTACTATTGGAATCCTAAGAAAGATTCCGAATCTGCAGAAGGATGTTCATACTCACCAATAAAATACGATGGGAATAGAAATACAGAAGTTTATAGTTGGGTTAATATGCTTAACGAAGAAATTGCCGAAGTTAGTTCAAAATTTGCAAACGGCATAATAGAAGAAGTATATCATATTAATAGTATTCCTACAGGAACATCAGATTTCAAAGACTTTATCAATACTGACAAATTAAATATAACTATATCAGGAAATCAAGGAGGTATTGTCTCCTTCTTAAAAAATAATGGCAAGACATATATGGTTATAGTTAATAAGGATTTTAATAATCAACGATTATTTTCTATTTCGCCAAAAAATATCGTTATAACAGATTCGGATATTGATTCTTTAGATAACACCCCTCAACTACCAAAATCAAGAGAAAATGCGACAGAATTGAGAATAATTAATAAATTGATAGTTCAAATACCTGCAGGTGGAATCAAAGTCTACAAGCTAAATACAGACTTGTGCTTTTTGAAGAAAGAAAACAAACCCAAAACTATGGCTGAGCCACAATCTTCACAAAAAATAAGCGTAAATAATATCCCTGATACTCATACTCCTGTATCTGTACAAATATACACCACATCAGGAGTTAATGTATATTCGGGACCTATTTCAGGAGGTTTCATCGATAATAACATTTTTGACATAGAACTTCCTAATTCTTTACGTCGGGGAAAATGTTATATAATAAAGGTTAATTGTGCGAATAATTCATATGTGAAAAAGATTGCTCTGTAAGAAAGAACGCATTTGACGAACTACAAAAGATTATCAAAAGAACAGCTGCTATGACGTCATAGCAGCTGTTCTTTCGTTTTTCGACTTTCAAAGTTAAGGAATCAGATGTTTGCATTTTTTTGACCACTGCAGTTTTTTATACAACAATATTTTTTTAAGAAATAAAGTGGTCTTTCGATTATTTTTTGTACCTTTGCAGCCAAATTGCAAAAAAGGAATGACTAGTGATCTTGTATCAGTCATTATGCCATCATACAACTCGGCAAAACATCTTGCAGAGAGTATTGACAGCATTCTGAACCAAACATATAAGCATCTGGAACTACTCATTACAGATGACCATTCAGATGACATGGAAACCCTGGAAATCCTTCGCTCATATAGCGAGAAGGACGAAAGGGTCAATGTGGTATTCCTTGACAGCAACCACGGCCCCGGCTATGCACGCAACAAATCGATAGAGCGGGCAAAAGGACG containing:
- a CDS encoding DUF6078 family protein, coding for MKELVLFKEKAIKGYTVCTSEQCPIKDKCLRWKVGQQMPDNIRFYSCVNPHYQDVGTKQCPSFRKSEKVKFAKGMTNIFTDDMPQRVVTYVRQYLISAYCRTYYFEYRNGQRLIPPAIQKEIRTVFRDAGWNEEVFFDGYVEDYEW